The nucleotide sequence TGACGGTGCCGCGGACCATCTGGTCGGCCTTGCGGGGGTCGACGCCCAGCCGCAGAGCGACCTCGACGGTCGCGTCGTACTTGGTGCTGGAGGTCTCGCGGGCCAGCTTGACGGCCTCGGCGGGGTGGTACAGGTGGTCGCGGTCGATCTTCTCGGCCGCGGCGCGGTAGGACTTGCTGCGCTTCATGTCATCTCCTCGTGTTCCTGGAGTCGTGGTGCGGGCCCAGCGCTGGGACCCTCCCACTGGCCGGCCGGGCTGCCCGGCCGGCGGTTCAGTCGGTGACCGTGACGCCCATCTGCCGGGCGGTGCCCGCGATGATCTTCTGGGCGGCCTCGATGTCGTTGGCGTTGAGGTCGGGCATCTTCTGCTCGGCGATGGCCCGCAACTGCTCGCGGCTGATCGACGCGACCTTGGTCTTCTGCGGCTCGCCCGAGCCCTTCTCGACGCCGGCGGCCTTGAGGATCAGCTTGGCGGCCGGCGGGGTCTTCGTGACGAAGGTGAAGGAACGGTCCTCGTAGACCGTGATCTCCACCGGGATCACGTTGCCGCGCTGCGACTCGGTGGCCGCGTTGTACGCCTTGCAGAACTCCATGATGTTGACGCCGTGCTGGCCCAACGCCGGGCCGACCGGCGGTGCGGGCGTCGCCTGGCCGGCCTGGATCTGGAGCTTGATCAGGCCTGCGACCTTCTTCTTCGCTGGCATTCCTCGGGTCCTTGTCGTGATGGTGATGCTGTCCCATGCGCACCGGATGGCGCGCGCGGGGCCGTCAGAGCTTCTGGATCTGGTTGAACGAGAGCTCGACGGGGGTCTCGCGGCCGAAGATCTCGACCAGTCCCTTGATCTTCTGGGAGTCGGCGTTGATCTCGTTGATGGTCGCGTGCAGAGTGGCGAACGGCCCGTCGACGACCATGACGGAGTCACCGACCTCGAAGTCTACGACCTCGACCTGCTTCTTCTCCTCCGCCGGCTTGGCCTGCTCGGCCACCTGCGGAGCGAGCCAGCGCTCGACCTCGTCGAGACCCAGCGGGATCGGCTGGTGCGCGTGGCCGACGAATCCGGTGACGGCCGGGGTGTTGCGGACCGCGGACCACGACTCGTCGGTCATGTCCATGCGCACCAGCACGTAGCCGGGGAAGCGGTTGCGCTTCACCAGGCGGCGCTGGCCGTTCTTGATCTCGGCCACCTCTTCGGTGGGGACCTCGATCTCGAAGATGAAGTCCTCCATGTTGAGGCTGCCGATGCGGTTCTCCAGGTTGGCCCGGACCCTGTTCTCCATGCCGGAGTAGGTCTGGACGACGAACCACTCGCCCGGCTTGGCGCGCAGCACCCGGCGGAACTCCGCCAGCGGGTCGGACTCTTCGGACTCGACGCTGTCGGCGGCCTCGTCTGCGGCGGACTCCGCCTCGGTGGCAGCCTCAGCCGGACCGGGCTCGCCCTCGGGCGACTCCTCGGTCTCGACGTCCTCGATGGTCGACTCGTGCTCGGACACTGTGTGCGCTTCTTCCTCCTGGATGCGGCTGACCACGGGATCGATCAGCCGAAGATCTCGAACATCGCCCAGCCCAGCCCCAGATCGAGCAGCGAGACGACAGTGATCATGATCGTCACGAAGACGAGCACGACCGCCGTGTACGTCAGCAGCTGCTTGCGGGTCGGGTAGACGACCTTCCGCAGCTCGGCCACGACCTGGCGGGTCCAGAGCGAGAGTCGGGCGAACGGCCCGCGGCGCCGGGGCGAACGCGGACGCTCGGGTGTAGCGGTCCTGCCGCTGGTCTCCGTCACGTGCTACCTCGCTGACTCTGGAACGTCGCCCGGGACCGGACTTCGTCGTCGATCAGGCCGCTGGGTGTGGCGACCTCGCAGGGCAGGAGGGACTTGAACCCCCAACCGCCGGTTTTGGAGACCGGTGCTCTACCAATTGAGCTACTGCCCTTCGAGCGGACGTAGTAGTCCCAGCCATCGACGTGCGGGCACGCTTCGGCTGGGGGTCCGACGACCACCCAAGAGTGAGAGTGTACGGGGTGAGGGGTGTCCCGGTCGAACTCGCTGCGGAGAGCGCTCGTCACCACCACAGACGTCATAACGCGAGCGGCCGGCGGTCCGTTCCCCTCCGGGACTGGTGATCGCTGGCGCCGCCGGTCGCGGATCTCTACTGTCGGAGGCGATGGCGGCCGACCGCGAGGTCTGACGCCAGTCTCGATGACCAGTGGGCCCGCGACCGGGACGGAGCATCGGTATGAGCGGCACGGCGGACCCGCCCACGAGCGCCGGCAGCGCCGAGGAGCTGCGGCCGCCCCGCGACGTCGTCCTCGCCGTCCGGCTCATGTACGCCGGCGCCGCGCTGACGGCGCTGCTCGGCCTGCTGCGGGTCATCGACCCCGACGCCTACGACGACGCCCTCGACACCTCGTCCGGCACGTCCGCGCGCGGCTCGTACGTCGCGTTCCTCTTCGTCGTCGCGGTGATCTGGCTGCTGGTGGCCCGCTACTGCGGCCGCGGCAGCCGGCGGGCCCGGTGGTCCGCGACGATCTTCGCCGTCCTGTACC is from Jiangella alkaliphila and encodes:
- the rplK gene encoding 50S ribosomal protein L11, with product MPAKKKVAGLIKLQIQAGQATPAPPVGPALGQHGVNIMEFCKAYNAATESQRGNVIPVEITVYEDRSFTFVTKTPPAAKLILKAAGVEKGSGEPQKTKVASISREQLRAIAEQKMPDLNANDIEAAQKIIAGTARQMGVTVTD
- the nusG gene encoding transcription termination/antitermination protein NusG, producing MSEHESTIEDVETEESPEGEPGPAEAATEAESAADEAADSVESEESDPLAEFRRVLRAKPGEWFVVQTYSGMENRVRANLENRIGSLNMEDFIFEIEVPTEEVAEIKNGQRRLVKRNRFPGYVLVRMDMTDESWSAVRNTPAVTGFVGHAHQPIPLGLDEVERWLAPQVAEQAKPAEEKKQVEVVDFEVGDSVMVVDGPFATLHATINEINADSQKIKGLVEIFGRETPVELSFNQIQKL
- the secE gene encoding preprotein translocase subunit SecE, which gives rise to MTETSGRTATPERPRSPRRRGPFARLSLWTRQVVAELRKVVYPTRKQLLTYTAVVLVFVTIMITVVSLLDLGLGWAMFEIFG